TCCCTTCCCCAATGGTCTTGCCCAGCTGGTACCCATTGGAGAGCAGAAAGTCCTCCATGCTGTCTAgcgcctccttccttcctgtcaccCTCTCAGCTCATGCTGCCTCTGTGAGGCAGCTCTACTCCACCATCGCCCTTGGCCTGCTCCTTTTCCCCCCAAGGACTTCATCCGCAGCCGTCCCCACGCTAGAACATTCTCCGTCTGGACACAGCAGCCacgggtggtggggagggagaggaccaGACATTTTAAAACTCCGGCCCAATTGTGATGTAAATGCTGTGTGACCCTTTGGCCAAAATGGGCAGAGCCCTTACCTGTCCTCACCATCACCACTACCAAATCCAGTATGGGCTAAGTGCCTgctgcgcccccgcccccgcgccaGGCAGGGAGTCGCAGCCCGCCCGGGGGCGCCCCGGGACGTCTGCGCGTCTCCAGGGATGACGGGCTCCTTTTGGACGCCGCCTCGCGGCTGCTTGCCGCCGCCTCCTGCGCCCGGATCGGACTGCGGGGAACCTGCCCGACCCAGTGCCGAGGCGCCATGGCAAAGGCCCTCCAGCCCGGCCTCGCTGCGGCGCGGAGTGCCGGGCAGCCCAGGACGGCTGGAGGTTCCCGACGGGAGGAACGGGCTCTGTGAGGTCAGCGCGCCGCGGCCCGGGTCACAATGCAGCCCGCCCCCTCGACGCCCGGGCCGTGGCGCGCCGCAGACACCTGCCGGGCTCCGCCTGGACCGGAGCGTCCTCCCGCGGCCAGGGGTCGGGCAGCTGCTTCCAGCCTGGGACCGGCCTCGGCCTCCGGCAGGTGAGCAACGGCCCAGGGAGCAGGCGCGGGCAGGGGGCGCCCGGCGGCCCGGGAGCGGCCTGACCGCCACTGCCCGCGCAGAGCGCCCCGGGGCCTGGACATGAGTGCCCAGGAGCCCTCGCAGGGTCGGAGATTCCCCATTGAGGCCGGAGACTCCCCTGGCCTTGCCGCCGCCCCCGAGTCCCAGGACAGCCCGGAGCCGGTAGCCACGGAGCACAACCCGGTCAGGTGAGACCGGCGCCCTCCCGCGACCCCCTCCGCCGCCCCCGCCCTCTCCGCCGCGCGAAGCTCCCGGCGGCCCGaatcctctttccctccccaggtCCCCGCCCCCGCGTCAGGGCCCCGCAGCCTCGCCGGAACCCCTTCGGCCGGGCCCGTGTGCACTCCCTGGGCGCGTTCCCAGCAGCATCGGCCGGGTCCCGCTTTCCCCAGGCCGCTTCGACGCTGCCCGGGCTGCCACTGCCTGACACTGTTGCACGTGCCCATCGACGTCTACCTGGCCATGGGCGGGAGCCCCCGGGCCCGCGCCACCTGAGGGCGCCTGCGCACGGCGGCTCCCCGGGAGCCGGGCGGGACGAGGCCCGCCGCGGGCCACCACGCTGAGGTCGCGCGCGCCGAGCACGAGACAAtgatgcacattttaaaataaaagaatgatgcACATTTTAATAAAGCACAGCATAAACTGTTCTTTCCACTCCAGGCTGGCCGTGTATGTCTATCCCGTCGATCGGCCCGCAAATTGCTCTGCCCCATCCAATAGCACCTTCCTTTCGGCTGTCTCCTCCCTTTGACCTAGCCGTAGAGGTCCGCCCTCCCAGTCCTCGCCAAGCCTTTCCCCCATTTCTTACTGGTCCTGACCCCTTCCAGGGCAACCTTACCCCCTGCCGTCGTCCTTCTCATCCCTCTCCTTGGTTCTCCATTGAAATTGGCATAGCTGTGCTGCGTTCTGGGGGTCCCGAGAAGCTCTGGACTGGAGAGGTTGGACAGACAACTTAGAATAAAGAGAATGGCAGCCCACACTAGGCCCATTTAATTCTCCCAAGATGGAATTAGATTTTGCTACCTGCTGTTCTGTGACCCTGGGCACCTCTGGCTTTGTTGGAGGGATTAGGGGCCTCCTAGGCCATCTAGAGCTTTGATTTCTCCTAGGAGAGGTGGGACCAGAAAAAGATAGggaaagaaatcgtttgaaagaCTTTGAtttctgggagcctgggtggctcagtccattgagcatcggactttggctcaggtcacgatcccatagCTTGCCGGTTCTAGActcacatcaggctgtgctgacagcttggagcctgcttcggattctgtgtctccttctctctctctgcccctcccctgcttgtgctctgtgtgtctctcaaaaataaataaacatttaaaaaagaagaactctAGGAaccacagcaattttttttttttaaagaaagattttgatttctcatttctattttataggtgGGGGAACTGAGCCTTGAGAGACTTTCCCAGGGTTCCCCCAGATGATAGGTGGATAGGCTAGCACACTACTCAGTATCCTCTGACTTAATACTCTAAAATTTACATccatggggagggtggggggaagagggggtcCATGACCCAAGGCTGCCTGGAAGTGTGACATTGAACTGAACAAGTATTTTCCActttccaattttgttttaatgagcctggattattttaatattggaaaaaatatacGTAACCCAAAAGTCAGGTTCAGTCTCCTGCCCCCTGAAATCAAAGTACAAATGACTTAACACCCCTACTCCACATGTGGTAGAAGTCCCAGTCCTCCCTAGAGCACTTCAGAATTCCACAGTCACCCAAAAGGACCACCATTGTCGATCTCCACACAATTTCTCTCCCAGGCAGTCCCAAATGTAGGAGACTTATTACAAGAGAACAGGATGTCagtatattgcacacctgaaactaagtacactgtaggttaactaactggaatttaaattaaaacttaaaaaaaaaaatttaaatacattattattttttgaaatttaatttattttgagagagagagagagcacagatggaacagagagagagcgggagagagagaatcccaaacaggctctgcaccaaccagcacagaacccgatgtggagttcgaacccacgaaccatgatgagatcatgacctgagccaaagtcagatgcttaacggactgagccacccaggtgcccctaaaaaagatatacattagaaaaaataatagtaataaagagGAGAGAATGTTTGCCAAGAAAGGGTCTACTTCGAAGTGAGGACTTTAGACTTGACCATCCACTGCCTGGTCCTTCAAACACCCTAGTTCTTAAAAGCCCTTCcatgcctctctttctctttcacccaCCAGGAGAATCCCTGGCTTCAGGCCACAGTGCTGGTTTCACTCTCCCCTTtattcctctcctcctccacccttAATTCCTAGAGAGCCCCCAGGGTTCTCAATACTCTCTATTAAGTGGAGTAATCCAGCTGTTTCCATCCCCAACAAACTCCAGGCAGGCCCTACTCAGCCTAACAACCTGGGCTGCTGCTCTGCAGAAAAAGGGCCTTCTTCCCTGGAAACAGTACCCCTCCTCCTTAGGAGGCCACTGTaagtttagagagaaaaaaaattattggccTCTGTATTGATAAGGTCTCTCCTTTGCAGGCAACTAAAGTTAACTTATGCCAAAAAGGAATGGATTGTTTCAAGTGGCTGGGGAAGGATATAAGCTTTCCACATCCCTAAGCTTAAAGGAAGAACTGTAGGAACCAGGATGTTGGCTGGGCCCACTAGGACTGCCCCCTTTTGTTCCTCTCTAATCCCTGATTATCTCCTCTGGGCAGGAAACATGGCTGCTGCTGTTTGGAAATCTGCAATTGGAAGAGAGAGTGCTTTCTCCCAGTCTCAGTTTACCTGACCTTGGGAAGGGCAGTGATTGGCCCTTCTTAAGTCACATGCACACTCCTTTGGCCAGTTACCATTATCAGGGAAATGGGAGATTATAACTGATGAGCTGGGCCAGCCGTGAGCCTACCCTGGAGTTAGAAGCATGGCCAGGTGACTGAGAGCA
Above is a window of Panthera uncia isolate 11264 chromosome C1 unlocalized genomic scaffold, Puncia_PCG_1.0 HiC_scaffold_4, whole genome shotgun sequence DNA encoding:
- the FAM229A gene encoding protein FAM229A isoform X2; translation: MQPAPSTPGPWRAADTCRAPPGPERPPAARGRAAASSLGPASASGRAPRGLDMSAQEPSQGRRFPIEAGDSPGLAAAPESQDSPEPVATEHNPVRPLRRCPGCHCLTLLHVPIDVYLAMGGSPRARAT
- the FAM229A gene encoding protein FAM229A isoform X1, encoding MQPAPSTPGPWRAADTCRAPPGPERPPAARGRAAASSLGPASASGRAPRGLDMSAQEPSQGRRFPIEAGDSPGLAAAPESQDSPEPVATEHNPVRSPPPRQGPAASPEPLRPGPCALPGRVPSSIGRVPLSPGRFDAARAATA